Proteins encoded by one window of Salvia splendens isolate huo1 chromosome 7, SspV2, whole genome shotgun sequence:
- the LOC121810916 gene encoding transcription repressor OFP3-like, translated as MKWGRKVSSPPSFGSSVITRVLPASWFSKFKQTAGSLDTGPGKKQQRGKLDFSTVNSSLPAGCRQARFYRLDDDAYWTLSFRKDRGVGGREGRRRSSRINPLWYDSDDEFLVAVSGFRDAQLPRKELETIPETDTIKMKQERCTDTVPREKRRDRFKKENIDVRRSRKLRGRVKRKNRKAELGVRLDQGDEGENESSNLEEEQVSPTQQKADQVKEGSHDSAVSNSRNHQNISFQTFGWSSDGEDDEEDRVSPDLDGKGSAAISERLSTSKCQNLENMKIEEFKMKTEEFRKEAAYISRRFRSRKVKQNRKTARGSRTECRIQALEGMKSKKKERERESEEEAAEGSTIYNSFAVVKSSFNPHQDFRDSMVEMIQEKGIRHREELQELLACYLTLNSDRHHDLIINVFQQVWFELQLL; from the coding sequence ATGAAATGGGGGAGAAAGGTATCTTCACCACCTTCATTTGGTAGCTCGGTCATCACTCGAGTACTCCCAGCTTCTTGGTTTTCTAAGTTCAAACAGACAGCCGGCAGTCTTGACACTGGCCCAGGGAAGAAGCAACAGAGAGGGAAGCTAGATTTTTCGACTGTCAACTCGTCATTGCCTGCTGGCTGCAGACAAGCCAGATTCTACAGGCTGGATGACGATGCGTACTGGACACTCTCATTCCGCAAAGACAGAGGAGTAGGAGGTCGCGAAGGCAGGAGGAGGAGCAGCAGAATCAACCCTCTCTGGTATGATTCTGATGACGAGTTTCTTGTTGCAGTCTCCGGTTTCAGGGATGCCCAATTGCCCAGAAAAGAATTGGAAACCATTCCTGAAACAGACACCATCAAGATGAAGCAAGAGCGATGCACTGACACTGTTCCTCGAGAGAAGAGACGTGATCGATTCAAGAAAGAGAACATAGATGTTCGACGCTCAAGAAAACTAAGAGGCAGAGTTAAGAGGAAGAACAGGAAAGCAGAACTCGGAGTGAGGCTTGATCAAGGAGATGAAGGAGAAAATGAGTCGTCTAATCTAGAGGAAGAACAAGTATCTCCAACCCAACAGAAAGCAGATCAAGTAAAAGAGGGATCTCATGATTCAGCAGTTTCTAATTCAAGAAACCATCAAAATATCTCTTTCCAAACTTTTGGCTGGAGTTCTGATGGGGAAGATGACGAGGAAGACCGTGTGAGTCCAGACCTGGATGGCAAGGGAAGTGCTGCGATTTCTGAGAGACTGTCAACTTCGAAGTGCCAAAATCTGGAAAACATGAAGATTGAGGAATTTAAGATGAAAACTGAGGAGTTTCGGAAGGAGGCTGCATATATAAGCAGGAGATTTCGTAGCAGAAAGGTGAAGCAGAACCGGAAAACTGCCCGTGGCTCGAGAACAGAATGCAGAATTCAAGCGCTCGAAGGCATGAAgtcgaagaagaaggagagggagagggagagtgaAGAGGAAGCAGCAGAAGGCTCCACCATCTACAATAGTTTTGCGGTGGTGAAGAGTTCCTTCAACCCACATCAGGACTTCAGAGATTCAATGGTGGAGATGATCCAGGAAAAGGGAATCAGGCATCGCGAAGAGCTCCaagaactcttggcttgttatCTGACACTGAATTCTGATCGACACCATGATCTCATCATCAATGTCTTCCAGCAGGTATGGTTTGAGCTTCAATTGCTTTGA
- the LOC121810943 gene encoding U-box domain-containing protein 17-like, translating to MASAAIFSSLRRRSSPSLEAFLAPVDLPDDAVLEALRAVSTSLSGKDKKAPFFQGKNSRSLIRKIDVISVLLDALSDLGLSRISPTVFLCLKELYLLLYRSKILFDYVTGSSKLWLLLQNHTISGHFHDINQEISTLFDVFPLSEINLCEDVREQIDLLGKQSRKSRLSIDKHDECKRLKLYHFVNEFERGEIPDMNELYIFFVEKLGICNVERCRSEIEFLEEQIVNHDDDLEPSSSVLNGFVALIRYCRFSLFRFEDGDDDLGKWKRRYKTKGLISREIADTFVTIPKDFCCPITLELMHSPVLVSTGQTYDRASIVRWLEEGHSTCPKTGQMLVHTKLVPNLALRNLIVQWCMANGIPYDPPENNADSAASAPPSKAAVEATKATAALLVEELANGTPRAKNVAAWEIRLLAKTGRENRAYIAEAGAIPLLKRLLPSADAFAQENSVTALLNLSIYDKNKSRIMDVEGCLGAIVGVLRHGHTTEARENSAATLFSLSAVHEYKKEIAQEDGAVEALARMLVEGTSRGKKDAVTALFNLSTHPDNSARMIDSGAVRALVGALECEGIAEEAAGAMALIVRQPIGAEAVEKEEGAVVGLTGMMRCGTPRGKENAVAALLELCRSGGAAATQRVLKAPSMASLLQSVLFTGTKRARRKAASLARVFQRCENSSLHFGGLGLGYAFARGNAVAGRDTSFAADVSMPVSISVPVL from the coding sequence ATGGCATCTGCGGCGATATTCTCGTCGTTGAGGCGGCGGAGTTCACCGTCACTGGAGGCGTTCCTGGCTCCGGTGGATCTACCAGACGACGCCGTTTTGGAGGCTCTGCGCGCCGTTTCGACGTCCTTATCAGGTAAGGATAAGAAGGCCCCCTTTTTTCAGGGCAAGAATTCGAGATCTTTAATCCGGAAAATCGACGTTATCTCTGTTCTCCTCGATGCCCTGAGCGATTTGGGGCTCTCGAGAATTTCTCCCACTGTGTTTCTATGCTTGAAGGAGTTGTACCTCCTGCTTTACCGGTCGAAAATCTTGTTCGATTATGTAACCGGCTCGAGCAAGCTGTGGCTGCTTCTGCAAAACCACACTATTTCCGGTCATTTCCATGATATAAACCAGGAAATCTCAACCCTTTTCGATGTCTTCCCTTTGTCTGAGATTAATTTGTGTGAAGATGTTAGAGAACAGATTGATTTGTTGGGGAAACAGTCGAGAAAATCGAGATTATCAATCGATAAGCATGATGAGTGTAAAAGATTGAAGCTTTACCATTTCGTGAATGAATTTGAGAGAGGCGAAATCCCTGATATGAATGAGCTGTACATATTCTTTGTAGAAAAGTTAGGGATTTGCAACGTGGAGAGGTGTAGAAGTGAGATTGAGTTCTTGGAGGAGCAGATTGTGAACCATGATGATGATCTTGAGCCTAGTTCATCTGTTTTGAATGGATTTGTGGCTTTGATACGTTACTGTAGGTTCTCGCTGTTTCGATTTGAGGATGGGGATGATGATTTAGGGAAGTGGAAGCGTAGATACAAAACCAAAGGATTGATCTCTCGTGAGATTgcagacacatttgtcacaatCCCTAAGGACTTCTGCTGCCCCATCACGTTGGAGTTGATGCATTCTCCGGTTTTAGTGTCGACAGGGCAGACGTATGATCGTGCCTCGATTGTGAGATGGTTGGAGGAAGGGCATAGCACTTGCCCGAAGACGGGGCAGATGCTTGTTCATACGAAACTGGTGCCAAATCTTGCTCTGAGGAATCTGATTGTTCAGTGGTGTATGGCTAATGGGATTCCGTATGATCCACCGGAGAATAATGCAGACTCTGCGGCTTCTGCTCCTCCGAGCAAGGCTGCAGTCGAGGCAACTAAAGCGACTGCAGCTTTGTTAGTCGAGGAGCTGGCAAACGGGACCCCACGAGCTAAGAATGTGGCTGCTTGGGAGATTAGGCTGTTAGCGAAGACGGGGAGGGAGAACCGGGCTTATATAGCTGAGGCCGGCGCCATACCCCTTCTGAAACGGCTGCTTCCGTCTGCAGACGCCTTTGCACAAGAGAATTCCGTGACTGCATTGTTGAACTTGTCGATTTATGACAAGAACAAGAGCAGGATTATGGATGTGGAAGGATGCTTAGGCGCCATAGTCGGGGTTTTGAGGCACGGGCATACCACTGAGGCGAGGGAAAACTCAGCAGCGACGCTGTTCAGTCTCTCTGCCGTTCATGAATACAAGAAGGAAATCGCGCAGGAAGATGGAGCCGTGGAGGCTTTAGCCAGGATGTTGGTGGAGGGAACTTCCAGAGGGAAGAAAGACGCGGTCACGGCTTTATTCAACCTATCCACGCACCCTGACAACAGCGCGAGGATGATTGATTCAGGCGCTGTGAGGGCGCTAGTCGGGGCGCTGGAGTGCGAAGGCATTGCGGAGGAGGCAGCTGGTGCGATGGCCCTCATTGTGCGGCAGCCAATTGGGGCAGAGGCGGTCGAGAAGGAGGAGGGCGCGGTGGTGGGGCTGACGGGGATGATGCGTTGTGGGACTCCGAGGGGTAAAGAGAATGCTGTGGCGGCGCTGCTTGAGCTGTGCAGGAGCGGGGGTGCAGCCGCCACGCAGAGGGTGCTCAAGGCTCCTTCGATGGCGAGTCTGCTGCAGAGTGTGCTGTTTACGGGGACGAAACGAGCGAGGCGGAAGGCGGCTTCGCTGGCGAGAGTGTTTCAGAGATGTGAGAATAGCTCGTTGCATTTTGGGGGATTAGGTTTGGGGTATGCATTTGCGAGAGGAAATGCGGTTGCTGGCAGAGATACAAGCTTTGCTGCTGATGTTTCAATGCCTGTCTCCATTTCAGTGCCTGTGTTGTAA
- the LOC121811122 gene encoding protein STICHEL-like 4, with the protein MAGNGDGDRIHRYVIGNISDHLQNHIHLTNCIHLKNHVHKQSPSAADATHLRDLVALHRLRRLRGPSEDTRSASLIDDAILHIRERRFENGGECSMKREESNRNWRNDKSVNMKDMPLQAEEKGEEPARSTNSHGKVVKKEKRRRFRSGRRNRPSLAARDAKTRAETSNTFLQGNEDDVDQNCSSIHSNKCGIPLNWSSIHHRGKSFLEVTGRSLSRGLSESRSNKEGAISDKPITSENSSQSNKSGGEALPLLLDASESQKSIDSVPWIDDDSGELSLAEMRSSVPGQHQNFTQKYMPRTFSDVVGQSLVVQALSNAVMTKKIGLMYAFYGPHGTGKTACARIFARALNCQFVESSKPCGFCDPCIADEKGKSRNIRHIGPVDNINSQGLLELFQNLLACQHRSQYGVFIIDECDAMDSDCWSVVLKVIRGAPSRVVIILVCSSLDALPHVIVSRCEKFSFPKLKEAEMVRALQLIARKEDVHIDRDALKLIASRSCGSLRDAEMTLEQLSLLGGEISLGLVQKLIGLISDEKLVDLLDFALSADTINTVKNLRDIMSSGVEPLALLSQLATIITDILAGSYHMAKQWPKRKFFHQQALSKADMEKLRHALKTLSESEKQLRVSSERMTWLTAALLQLAPDQRYTALSSSSVFSSYRSWDGVDSSPKGNADGIEEIWLKVLENIKIKSLKEFMHKEGKMASVSFGAAPTVQLVFNSQLTKSVVEKFSSRIIQAFEAVLGSAVTIEIRQWSREGTGAGVIVLQGQEVSVSDDFQSESERNNQSVSADDEPELSERKQRLGIVRRRVTLGHVIKHADAREAASRAADKLEQENIRRLEARSRRLLCWKPPKIRHHKVLWLKIRRRKPQSFRKFVSCGRCLSARSQISIGY; encoded by the exons ATGGCTGGGAATGGCGATGGTGATAGAATACACAGATATGTTATTGGTAACATAAGCGATCATCTGCAAAACCACATTCATCTGACGAATTGCATCCATTTGAAGAACCATGTGCACAAGCAGAGTCCATCTGCGGCTGACGCGACTCACTTGAGAGACCTCGTCGCCCTTCATAGGTTGAGGCGTCTGAGAGGTCCTTCCGAAGACACTCGCTCTGCTTCTCTAATTGACGATGCGATCCTTCACATACGGGAGAGAAGGTTCGAGAATGGCGGAGAATGTTCGATGAAGAGAGAAGAATCGAATAGGAATTGGCGCAATGATAAGAGTGTGAACATGAAAGACATGCCCCTTCAAGCAGAGGAGAAGGGTGAGGAACCGGCAAGAAGCACAAACAGCCATGGAAAGGTTGTGAAGAAGGAGAAAAGGCGCAGATTTCGCAGTGGAAGAAGAAACCGACCTAGTTTAGCAGCAAGAGATGCTAAAACTAGGGCTGAAACGTCCAACACATTTCTCCAAGGGAACGAGGATGATGTTGATCAGAATTGCAGCAGTATTCACTCCAATAAGTGTGGAATTCCATTGAATTGGTCGAGCATTCATCACAGAGGAAAGTCGTTCCTTGAGGTGACTGGCCGGAGCCTCTCTCGTGGCCTATCTGAATCACGGTCGAATAAAGAAGGTGCCATCTCTGATAAACCTATCACTTCAGAGAACTCCAGTCAATCTAACAAGTCTGGTGGAGAAGCATTGCCTCTGCTTCTTGATGCATCTGAATCTCAGAAAAGTATTGATAGCGTTCCTTGGATTGATGATGACTCGGGAGAATTAAGTCTTGCTGAAATGCGATCATCAGTTCCGGGGCAGCATCAAAACTTCACTCAGAAATACATGCCAAGAACATTCAGTGATGTGGTTGGTCAGAGCCTGGTAGTGCAAGCTCTCTCAAATGCTGTGATGACGAAGAAAATCGGATTGATGTACGCATTTTACGGGCCTCACGGAACTGGCAAAACTGCGTGCGCGCGTATATTTGCTAGAGCCTTAAACTGCCAGTTTGTGGAGAGCTCCAAACCCTGTGGATTTTGTGACCCTTGCATTGCAGATGAGAAGGGGAAGAGCAGAAACATAAGGCACATAGGTCCAGTTGATAATATCAACTCCCAAGGCTTGCTTGAACTCTTTCAGAATCTTTTAGCTTGCCAACACAGGTCACAGTATGGCGTGTTCATAATTGATGAGTGTGATGCTATGGATTCTGATTGCTGGAGTGTAGTCTTGAAGGTTATCCGTGGGGCCCCGAGTCGTGTGGTGATCATTCTTGTTTGCTCGAGTCTTGATGCTTTGCCCCATGTGATAGTATCCAGGTGCGAGAAGTTCTCTTTCCCCAAGCTGAAAGAAGCAGAGATGGTGCGTGCGTTGCAGCTGATAGCGAGGAAGGAAGATGTACACATTGATAGAGATGCTCTCAAGCTGATTGCATCGAGGTCTTGTGGATCTCTGAGAGATGCAGAGATGACACTGGAGCAGTTGAGCTTGCTTGGGGGGGAGATCTCTCTGGGCTTGGTGCAGAAACtg ATTGGACTGATTTCAGATGAGAAGTTGGTGGATCTTCTTGATTTTGCACTATCTGCTGACACAATCAACACAGTGAAGAATCTGAGAGATATCATGTCATCTGGTGTTGAGCCGTTAGCTCTGTTGTCACAGCTAGCCACAATCATCACTGATATTCTTGCTGGAAGTTATCATATGGCAAAACAATGGCCTAAGAGGAAGTTCTTCCACCAGCAAGCTT TATCCAAGGCAGATATGGAGAAGCTGCGGCATGCACTGAAAACACTGTCTGAATCCGAGAAGCAGTTGAGGGTGTCGAGTGAGAGGATGACTTGGCTCACGGCTGCATTGCTGCAGCTGGCTCCTGATCAGCGCTACACGGCCCTGAGTTCGTCTTCAGTTTTTAGTTCGTATCGCAGTTGGGATGGAGTAGATTCTTCACCAAAAGGGAATGCAGATGGGATTGAAGAGATTTGGTTGAAAGTTCTTGAAAACATCAAAATAAAGAGCTTGAAAGAGTTCATGCACAAGGAAGGGAAGATGGCCTCCGTGAGCTTCGGTGCAG CTCCAACAGTGCAACTGGTATTCAATTCACAGCTGACAAAGTCCGTGGTAGAAAAATTCAGTTCGCGCATCATACAAGCATTTGAGGCAGTTCTTGGATCGGCAGTAACCATTGAGATAAGGCAATGGTCGAGAGAAGGTACCGGAGCAGGGGTTATTGtgctacaaggacaagaagtaTCGGTTTCGGATGACTTTCAAAGTGAGTCTGAGAGGAACAATCAAAGTGTTTCTGCAGATGATGAACCGGAATTGAGTGAGAGAAAGCAGAGGCTTGGCATTGTTAGAAGAAGGGTGACTCTTGGTCATGTGATCAAGCATGCCGATGCGCGCGAAGCAGCCTCCAGAGCTGCTGACAAGCTTGAACAAGAAAATAT AAGAAGACTAGAAGCAAGATCAAGGAGATTGCTCTGCTGGAAGCCACCAAAAATTAGACATCATAAG GTTTTATGGTTGAAAATTAGAAGAAGAAAACCACAAAGCTTTCGGAAATTTGTTTCCTGCGGAAGGTGTCTTTCTGCAAGGTCTCAAATCTCAATAGGATATTAA
- the LOC121810769 gene encoding uncharacterized protein LOC121810769, which produces MSECYNNVLRGVRELPIRALVDLTFWRTVKWWVEKKTTIEHTEGELTPWARDKLAKNDSKGRKHYVTVIDRDVGKYHVRTRGRIVKGVSKGNNVQIVRYLESSCSCGKWQMWRIPCSHACAVARDRGHVMMDLIDEKYYLGTWRSQYYTQVSFDAPRHEEYWVAPSWKLCITPQQLIPRTRGRVRRRRILNQMDVQEEDEPRAPRRCRNCGIEGHDRRNCSAGAVQ; this is translated from the coding sequence ATGTCGGAGTGCTACAATAACGTCTTGAGGGGTGTGAGAGAGTTGCCGATTAGAGCGTTGgttgatttgacattttggaGGACGGTGAAATGGTGGGTGGAGAAGAAGACAACAATCGAACACACCGAAGGTGAATTAACCCCATGGGCGAGGGACAAACTTGCTAAGAATGACTCAAAGGGGCGAAAACATTACGTCACTGTCATTGACCGAGATGTTGGGAAGTACCATGTCCGAACTCGAGGAAGAATCGTAAAAGGAGTGTCAAAGGGCAACAATGTTCAAATAGTCAGGTATTTGGAATCGAGTTGCAGTTGTggtaagtggcagatgtggagaatcCCTTGTTCGCATGCTTGTGCGGTTGCTAGAGACAGAGGTCATGTTATGATGGACCTCATAGATGAGAAGTACTACCTAGGTACATGGAGATCACAGTACTATACTCAAGTTTCATTTGATGCACCAAGACACGAAGAGTATTGGGTTGCACCTTCATGGAAATTGTGCATCACCCCTCAGCAGTTGATTCCTAGAACGCGTGGCCGCGTTAGAAGAAGGAGGATActtaatcaaatggatgtccaGGAGGAAGATGAACCGAGGGCTCCCCGCCGCTGCAGAAATTGCGGGATAGAGGGGCATGACCGAAGAAATTGCTCGGCCGGTGCCGTTCAGTAA
- the LOC121810917 gene encoding heat stress transcription factor A-4c-like: MMDEAPCSSNLVAPFLAKTYEMVDDPSTDSIVSWSQSNTSFIVWNPPEFSRVLLPRYFKHNNFSSFIRQLNTYGFRKVDPEQWEFANEGFVRGQLHLLKNIHRRKPVHSHSTLNLAPLPPLSELERKRYKEDIERLKSEKESLNVELRRHKEEKKQDLTLQMRALAERAQNVEQHHASMLSSLAETLHQPDLMPQMEGHDRKRRFPGNSYLCEETSNEDSQRSSSQNLSLDSLDADALSTLNKELLEQMDSYMSSWEKIILEVGEDLGKSDSSMELVESTSCALSPSISYTQLNLDVGGKTPEIDMNSTPRAVSAPEVQPPTEEKAIVTAANVRTGVNDVFWEQFLTENPGSNNSSEFQSEKNADGKKNENKPGDHGVPWWNMRSVNNLAEQLGHLTPAEKT; encoded by the exons ATGATGGATGAGGCTCCATGTAGCTCTAACTTGGTGGCGCCTTTCCTTGCTAAGACGTATGAGATGGTGGATGATCCATCTACAGACTCGATTGTATCTTGGAGTCAGAGTAACACAAGTTTCATTGTGTGGAACCCTCCAGAGTTTTCCAGGGTGCTTCTGCCCAGATACTTCAAGCACAACAATTTCTCCAGCTTTATTAGGCAGCTAAATACATAT GGATTCAGAAAAGTCGATCCTGAACAATGGGAATTTGCGAATGAAGGTTTTGTTAGAGGTCAACTCCACCTTTTGAAGAATATCCATAGACGGAAGCCTGTTCACAGTCACTCAACACTGAACCTGGCTCCCTTACCTCCTCTGAGTGAGTTAGAAAGGAAACGATATAAGGAGGATATTGAGAGGCTCAAGAGTGAAAAAGAATCACTCAACGTGGAATTACGTAGACACAAAGAGGAGAAGAAACAAGATCTTACGTTGCAAATGAGGGCTCTAGCTGAACGCGCACAAAATGTGGAACAACATCATGCAAGTATGTTATCCTCTTTGGCTGAGACATTGCACCAACCTGATCTCATGCCGCAAATGGAAGGCCATGATAGAAAGAGAAGGTTTCCTGGAAACAGTTACTTATGTGAAGAAACCAGCAATGAAGATAGTCAGCGGTCATcttcacaaaatttgtcactgGACAGTTTAGATGCTGATGCACTGTCGACTTTAAACAAGGAACTGTTGGAACAGATGGATTCATATATGTCGTCCTGGGAGAAAATAATTCTTGAAGTTGGTGAAGACTTGGGAAAATCTGATTCATCCATGGAGTTGGTTGAATCAACGAGCTGTGCGCTCAGCCCCAGCATATCTTACACCCAACTCAATCTTGATGTTGGAGGAAAAACACCGGAAATTGACATGAATTCTACACCTAGAGCTGTTAGTGCTCCAGAGGTGCAACCTCCAACTGAAGAAAAGGCAATAGTGACAGCAGCCAATGTACGAACAGGGGTGAATGATGTATTTTGGGAACAGTTTCTTACAGAAAATCCTGGCTCAAACAATTCATCTGAATTTCAGTCAGAGAAGAATGCTGATGGCAAGAAGAATGAAAACAAACCAGGTGATCATGGGGTGCCCTGGTGGAACATGAGGAGTGTAAATAACCTTGCAGAACAGTTGGGCCATCTTACTCCAGCGGAAAAAACTTGA